One Cynocephalus volans isolate mCynVol1 chromosome 7, mCynVol1.pri, whole genome shotgun sequence genomic region harbors:
- the LOC134382747 gene encoding small EDRK-rich factor 1-like has product MARGNQRELARQKNMKKTQEISEGKRKEDSLTTSQRKQRDSEIMQQKQKAANEKKSMQTREK; this is encoded by the coding sequence ATGGCCCGTGGAAATCAACGAGAACTTGCCCGCcagaaaaacatgaagaaaacccaggaaattagtgaaggaaaaagaaaagaggatagCTTGACTACCTCTCAGAGAAAGCAGAGGGACTCTGAGATCATGCAGCAAAAGCAGAAGGCAGCTAATGAGAAGAAGTCTATGCagacaagagaaaaatga